Proteins encoded in a region of the Larimichthys crocea isolate SSNF chromosome XVI, L_crocea_2.0, whole genome shotgun sequence genome:
- the LOC104923276 gene encoding myoferlin isoform X6, translating to MLRVVVESAKGLPKKKVGSPDPITSVIFKGEKKKTKSIDSELNPVWNEALEFDLKGTALDSSSYIDVIVKDYETIGKDKFLGSAKISLRDLSSGQVRSLPSRNVPLLNENGQSIGATINLMVAYDPPANAMQNPNDPQAGDAMDTGGGGGEEEGDETLPDGGQSGIAGTPSSPGQPANLRRRVARAQNRHRLVNKPQDFQIRVRIIEARQLSGNNVKPVVKVNVCGQTHRTRIKRGNNPFFDEMFFYNVHMLPSDLFDKLISFRVYNSYSLRADSLMGEFKLDIGYVYDEPAHCVMRKWLLLNDPDDSSSGARGYLKVSLFVVGTGDEPPVEKRESNDDQDDIESNLLLPAGVTMRWATLSLKVFRAEDVPQMDDAFIQTMKEIFGGDENKKNLVDPFLEARFAGRKLCTQVIEKNANPEWNQVLNLQVKFPSMCERVKLTVFDWDRLTGNDAIGTTYLNLAKIASSGGEIEANTGQSEVGFLPVFGPCYVNLYGSPREFTGLPDPYEDLNYGKGEGVAYRGRVLVELTTKLEGKADKVVDSIHSDDILVVQKYQRRRKYSLCAVFHSASMIQEPGEPIQFEVSIGNYGNKLDTTCKPLASTTQYSCAVFDGNHYYYLPWADTKPVVVVLSFWEDISHRLDAVNIILYISHRLQTNLEAFKTAILAKVSDDKLVEVWLKLLSQLIEDLESFPTPDLQGRSNLTSLDIQIKKLRDNALSTIRDGARRMREEAREISDTLTDLESWADKLKTLAEEPQNSIPDVIIWMLRGEKRVAYSRIPAHQILYSTYSEQACGQHCGKTQTVFLQYPMDKTKGLKVPVQIRVNMWLGLSAHEKKFNSFSEGTFSVFAEMYENQAQVFGKWGTTGLVGRHKFSDVTGKLKLKQEYFMPPRGWEWEDDWFIDPERALLTEADAGHTEFMDEVFQNETRFPGGEWKAASEPFTDVNGEKSRNPGEFECPPGWMWEDEWTVDDNRAVDDQGWEYGVTIPPDDKPRSWVPAEKVYHVHRRRRLVRPRKRAALPAGAAMERHDRGDPEGWEFSSLIGWKFHRKERSSDTFRRRRWRRKMAPEDRLGASAIFQLEGALGVDTESKEKGSKEEATKLFGANTPTVSCFFDRSHMYHLRVYIYQARNLASMDKDSFSDPYAHISFLHLSKTTEKLQATLNPTWDQTLIFSDVQIYGDPRNLAQCPPDVVLEFYDNDQVGKDEMLGRSICVPVVKLNPGMDQTPKLLWHPIIQKGHKAGEALVAAELILKDKSGETELPLVPPKRSENLYMVPQGIRPVVQLTAVEILAWGLRNMKPYQLASVSSPSLVVECGGQRVESAVIKNMKKSPNFPSSVLFIKVLLPKDEMYTPPIVLKVIDHRPFGRKPVVGQCTITSLESFRCDPYVITAEGAMSSKMALMMASPSKHVSIHMEEKRPLLEAQLAEKEKETVDWWSKFYASTGDQERCGPYLKKGYDTLKVYDCELEDVPEFKGLTDFCNTFKLQRGKNENGDEDPTVVGELKGSFKVYPLPDDPGVSPPPRQFRELPDSGPQECLVRVYVVRGIDLQPKDNNGRCDPYIKISLGRHTVDDRDHYLPNTTSPVFGRMFEMTCFLPQDKDLKISVYDYDLLSRDEKVGETVIDLENRFLSRYNSYCGLPQTYCISGINQWRDQLKPSQILENLARMKGLSKPRTEDNGTSLTFNGKEYTLAEFENNKEVHQHLGPARERLCLHVLRKQALVPEHVETRTLYSTFQPNLSQGGLQMWVDVFPKSIGVPGPPFDITPRKAKKYFLRVVIWNTTDVTLDETSITGEHMSDIYVKGWMPGMEEDKQKTDVHYRSLDGDGNFNWRFIFDFDFLPAEQLCLVSKKERFWSLDKTEFRIPPKLIVQIWDNDKFSLDDYLGTLELDLRNLVAPAKTPEKCSLSMMDNPEIGAPHKTEHAKSLFAQQSVRGWWPCSIEQDGKKVLGGKVEMTLEIVSEAHADERPAGKGRDDPNMNPKLDPPKRPETSFFWFTNPCKTMKFIVWRRFRCLFIGLIILIIVILFLAILLYSLPNYISMKIVKPLS from the exons attCCTTGGGTCAGCCAAAATCTCTTTGAGAGACCTTTCCTCAGGTCAAGTGAGATCACTACCATCCAGAAATGTTCCTTTGCTCAATGAAAATGGACAAAGTATTGGA GCTACAATCAACCTGATGGTTGCCTATGATCCTCCAGCCAATGCGATGCAAAACCCCAATGACCCTCAAGCAGGAGATGCCATGGACACTg gtggtggtggtggtgaggaggagggtgatgaAACGCTTCCAGATGGGGGCCAAAGTGGTATTGCAGGCACCCCCTCGTCCCCTGGTCAGCCTGCTAACCTCCGTAGGCGGGTGGCCAGGGCACAGAATCGCCACAGACTCGTGAATAAACCTCAGGACTTCCAG ATTCGTGTCCGGATCATTGAGGCCCGTCAGTTGTCTGGCAACAACGTCAAACCAGTGGTGAAGGTTAATGTGTGTGGACAGACCCACAGGACAAGGATCAAGAGGGGAAATAACCCTTTCTTTGATGAG atGTTCTTCTACAATGTCCACATGCTACCATCAGATCTGTTTGATAAACTCATCAGCTTCCGG GTGTATAATTCCTATTCACTGAGAGCTGACAGCCTTATGGGAGAATTCAAG CTGGACATTGGTTATGTTTATGACGAACCAG CTCACTGTGTCATGAGGAAGTGGCTCCTGTTGAATGACCCAGATGACTCAAGCTCTGGGGCTAGAGGCTACCTCAAAGTCAGCCTCTTTGTGGTGGGGACTGGAGATGAGCCTCCG GTGGAGAAGAGAGAGTCGAATGATGATCAAGATGACATAGAGAGTAATCTCCTGCTGCCAGCTGGTGTGACTATGCGATGGGCCACCCTGTCACTGAAGGTGTTCAGAGCTGAGGACGTTCCTCAGA tggatGATGCATTCATCCAGACCATGAAAGAAATTTTTGGAGGGgatgaaaacaagaagaaccTGGTGGATCCCTTCTTAGAGGCTCGCTTCGCCGGCAGAAAG tTGTGCACTCAGGTCATCGAGAAGAATGCGAACCCAGAGTGGAACCAAGTGCTGAACCTCCAAGTAAAG TTCCCCTCCATGTGTGAGCGTGTCAAACTGACAGTCTTTGATTG GGATCGTTTAACAGGAAATGATGCTATTGGCACCACATACCTGAACCTGGCCAAGATAGCCTCCTCTGGTGGAGAGATAGAAg CTAACACGGGGCAGTCTGAAGTGGGTTTCCTGCCTGTCTTTGGGCCCTGCTATGTCAACCTGTACGGCAGCCCCAGAGAGTTCACCGGCCTGCCAGACCCCTATGAGGATCTCAACTATGGCAAG GGAGAAGGAGTGGCGTACAGGGGCAGGGTCCTGGTCGAGCTGACTACTAAGCTCGAGGGGAAAGCAGACAAAGTGGTAGACAGTATCCACAGTGATGACATCCTGGTGGTGCAG AAATACCAAAGGAGGAGGAAGTACAGTCTATGTGCAGTCTTTCACAGCGCCTCCATGATACAGGAACCAGGAGAGCCAATCCAGTTTGAGGTCAGCATCGGTAACTATGGCAACAAATTGGACACCACCTGCAAACCACTGGCCTCCACCACTCAGTATAGCTGTGCTGTATTCGATG GTAACCACTACTATTACCTGCCCTGGGCGGACACTAAACCAGTGGTTGTGGTTCTCTCATTCTGGGAGGACATCAGCCACCGCCTGGACGCTGTCAACATCATCCTCTACATTAGTCACCGCCTG CAAACCAACCTGGAGGCATTTAAAACCGCCATCTTGGCAAAAGTCTCAGACGATAAACTGGTAGAGGTGTGGCTGAAGTTGCTCAGTCAGCTGATTGAAGACTTAGAAAG CTTCCCAACACCTGATCTGCAGGGCCGTTCCAACCTGACATCTCTGGACATTCAAATCAAGAAGCTGCGAGACAATGCTTTGAGCACCATCAGGGACGGAGCCAGACGCATGAGAGAAGAGGCCAGAGAGATCAGTGATACTCTGACTGACCTCGAGTCCTGGGCGGACAAACTTAAAACGTTGGCTGAAGAG CCTCAGAACAGCATACCTGACGTGATCATCTGGATGCTGCGGGGCGAGAAAAGGGTGGCCTACAGTCGCATCCCTGCTCACCAAATCCTCTACTCCACATACAGTGAGCAGGCCTGTGGACAGCACTGTGGCAAGACACAGACAGTCTTTTTACAG TACCCCATGGACAAGACCAAGGGCCTGAAGGTGCCGGTCCAGATTAGAGTCAACATGTGGCTGGGTCTGTCTGCACATGAAAAGAAGTTCAACTCCTTCTCTGAGGGAACCTTCAGCGTGTTTGCTGAGATG TACGAGAACCAGGCCCAAGTGTTTGGGAAGTGGGGGACCACAGGACTGGTGGGGCGCCACAAATTCTCAGACGTAACGGGCaaactgaagctgaaacaaGAATACTTCATGCCCCCAAGAGGATGGGAGTGGGAAGATGACTGGTTCATTGATCCAGAGAGAGC tctgttaACGGAGGCGGACGCTGGACACACTGAGTTCATGGATGAGGTGTTCCAAAATGAGACTCGCTTCCCTGGTGGAGAGTGGAAGGCCGCCTCCGAGCCCTTCACCGATGTG AATGGAGAGAAGAGCCGTAACCCTGGGGAGTTTGAATGTCCTCCAGGTTGGATGTGGGAGGATGAGTGGACTGTGGATGACAACAGAGCCGTGGATGATCAAG GCTGGGAGTATGGAGTGACCATTCCCCCGGATGACAAGCCTCGGTCCTGGGTCCCTGCAGAGAAGGTGTACCATGTGCACCGCAGGAGACGGCTGGTTCGACCTCGCAAGAGAGCTGCACTTCCTGCAGGAGCAGCTATGGAG AGGCACGACAGAGGTGACCCCGAGGGCTGGGAATTCTCCTCGCTGATTGGCTGGAAGTTCCACAGGAAGGAACGTTCATCGGACACTTTTCGTCGAAGGCGCTGGAGACGGAAAATGGCACCAGAGGACCGGCTTGGAGCATCTGCCATCTTTCAACTGGAGGGGGCACTG GGTGTTGACACTGAGTCAAAAGAGAAAGGCTCCAAAGAGGAGGCCACCAAGCTGTTTGGTGCCAATACGCCCACTGTGTCCTGCTTTTTTGACA ggTCACATATGTACCACCTCCGTGTCTACATATACCAGGCACGTAACTTGGCCTCTATGGATAAAGATAGCTTTTCTG ATCCATATGCACACATCTCCTTCCTGCATCTCAGTAAGACAACAGAGAAACTGCAAGCTACGCTGAACCCAACCTGGGACCAAACTCTGATTTTCAGTGACGTTCAGATTTACGGAGACCCCCGGAACCTTGCTCAGTGTCCTCCTGATGTTGTACTGGAGTTCTACGACAATGACCAAGTG GGTAAGGATGAGATGCTGGGCCGCAGTATCTGTGTGCCAGTGGTGAAGTTAAACCCAGGCATGGATCAGACTCCCAAACTTCTGTGGCACCCCATCATCCAGAAAGGTCACAAGGCAGGGGAGGCGCTGGTGGCTGCTGAACTCATCCTTAAAGACAAG TCAGGTGAGACAGAGCTTCCCTTGGTTCCTCCAAAAAGATCAGAGAACCTCTATATGGTTCCTCAGGGCATCCGGCCTGTGGTGCAGCTTACTGCTGTGGAG ATTCTAGCATGGGGTCTGAGGAACATGAAGCCATACCAGCTGGCCTCAGTGTCTTCACCCAGTCTGGTGGTGGAGTGTGGTGGGCAGAGGGTGGAGTCAGCCGTCATCAAGAACATGAAAAAGAGCCCAAACTTCCCCAGCTCTGTCCTCTTCATCAAAGTG CTCCTTCCAAAGGATGAGATGTACACACCTCCCATTGTCCTGAAGGTGATTGACCACCGTCCTTTTGGCAGGAAGCCTGTGGTGGGTCAGTGCACCATCACAAGTCTGGAGTCGTTCAGATGTGACCCGTACGTCATCACTGCAGAGGgagcaatgtcttccaaaa TGGCTCTGATGATGGCTTCCCCTTCCAAACATGTCTCTATTCACATGGAAGAAAAAAGACCTCTGTTGGAGGCTCAG CTTGCAGAGAAG GAAAAAGAGACAGTTGATTGGTGGAGTAAATTCTACGCTTCAACTGGAGACCAGGAGAGATGCGGCCCTTACCTCAAAAAAGGATATGACACCCTCAAA GTGTATGACTGTGAACTGGAGGATGTCCCAGAATTCAAAGGGCTCACTGATTTCTGCAACACCTTCAAACTGCAGCGTGGCAAGAATGAAAATGGTGACGAGGACCCCACTGTGGTTGGAGAGTTGAAG GGTTCATTCAAGGTGTACCCTCTGCCGGATGACCCAGGTGTGTCTCCTCCACCCCGTCAGTTCAGAGAACTGCCAGATAGTGGACCTCAGGAATGCCTGGTCAGGGTTTATGTGGTCCGGGGCATAGACCTGCAGCCCAAGGACAACAATGGCAGA tgTGATCCATACATAAAGATATCTCTTGGAAGGCATACAGTTGACGACAGAGACCATTACTTGCCCAACACCACCAGCCCTGTGTTTGGAAG GATGTTTGAGATGACGTGTTTCCTGCCTCAGGACAAGGACCTGAAAATCTCAGTCTATGACTATGATCTCCTGAGTCGTGACGAGAAGGTCGGCGAGACAGTGATTGACCTGGAGAACCGTTTCCTGTCCCGATACAACTCCTACTGTGGCCTGCCACAAACCTACTGCAT TTCTGGTATCAACCAGTGGCGGGATCAGCTGAAGCCGTCTCAGATTCTGGAGAACCTGGCTCGTATGAAAGGCCTGTCTAAGCCGAGGACTGAAGACAACGGCACCTCACTCACCTTCAACGGCAAAGAGTACACGCTGGCTGAATTTG AGAACAACAAGGAAGTACATCAGCACTTGGGCCCGGCCCGAGAACGACTCTGTCTGCATGTGCTCAGAAAACAGGCACTTGTCCCTGAGCATGTGGAGACCAGGACTCTTTACAGCACCTTCCAGCCTAATCTCTCTCAG GGAGGCCTTCAGATGTGGGTGGATGTTTTCCCCAAAAGCATTGGAGTCCCAGGTCCTCCCTTTGACATCACACCACGCAAGGCTAAGAA GTATTTCCTGCGTGTCGTCATCTGGAACACTACAGATGTGACCTTAGATGAGACGAGCATCACAGGAGAACACATGAGTGACATCTATGTCAAAGG CTGGATGCCAGGCATGGAGGAGGACAAGCAGAAGACTGATGTGCACTACAGGTCTCTGGACGGAGATGGCAACTTCAACTGGAGGTTcatctttgactttgacttccTGCCTGCTGAACAACTCTGCCTTGTGTCCAAGAAG GAGCGCTTTTGGAGTCTTGACAAAACAGAGTTCAGGATTCCCCCCAAGCTGATTGTTCAAATATGGGATAACGACAAATTCTCATTGGACGATTACCTTG GCACACTGGAGCTGGATTTACGTAACCTGGTTGCTCCCGCGAAGACCCCCGAGAAGTGTTCTCTGTCGATGATGGATAATCCAGAAATCGGAGCTCCGCACAAGACCGAGCATGCCAAGTCTCTGTTTGCTCAGCAGTCTGTCAGAGGCTGGTGGCCCTGTTCTATTGAACAGGATGGAAAGAAGGTTCTTGGA GGCAAAGTGGAGATGACACTGGAGATTGTCAGTGAAGCACATGCAGACGAGAGACCTGCAGGAAAAGGCAGGGACGATCCCAACATGAACCCAAAACTGGACCCTCCTAA GCGCCCAGAAACGTCCTTCTTCTGGTTCACCAACCCATGCAAGACCATGAAGTTCATTGTGTGGCGAAGGTTTAGGTGCCTCTTCATTGGACTCATCATCCTCATTATAGTGATTCTCTTCCTTGCCATCTTGCTGTACTCTTTACCG AACTACATCTCAATGAAGATAGTGAAACCACTTAGCTAA